Proteins from a genomic interval of Rosa chinensis cultivar Old Blush chromosome 2, RchiOBHm-V2, whole genome shotgun sequence:
- the LOC112188080 gene encoding GDSL esterase/lipase 1 encodes MVSLSYIVYVLVSLFNPISFLLYGHHHDHPDQYSSSTSIEHNHNKVALFVFGDSPFEAGNNQYLPNITVEDDAAIAWPYGETYFHHSTGRYCDGRIVPDFIAKFGKLPMLPPYLQPGPHDFTDGSNFASGGAGVLETTNPGSSISLPTQLSYLKNVAKLLELKLGDLEAKRVLRTAVYLFSIGGVDDMVFYSTYPNATESLRSEFIANVIGNLTVVLKEIYNLGGRKIAFQNVGSLGCQPINRQSYGAIEGYVEGLLTLARLHNRALANVLEELELELSGFKYSIFNYYDALLELYHNPAKHGFTNGSDACCGIGPYRGDDCGGDNGTEPYELCPNPGDYVWWDGGHSTERANLKLAELIWSGTLNTTGPYNVKQFFQQV; translated from the exons ATGGTGAGTCTTAGCTACATTGTTTACGTGTTGGTTAGCCTATTCAACCCAATTAGCTTCCTTCTCTACGGTCATCATCATGATCATCCTGATCAGTACTCCAGTAGTACTAGTATAGAACACAATCATAATAAGGTGGCGTTGTTTGTGTTTGGGGACTCGCCATTTGAGGCTGGAAACAACCAATACCTTCCTAATATTACCGTAGAAGATGATGCAGCGATAGCCTGGCCATATGGAGAAACATACTTCCACCATTCCACTGGAAGATATTGCGATGGACGTATTGTCCCAGATTTTATCG CTAAGTTTGGAAAACTGCCAATGCTTCCACCATATCTGCAACCTGGTCCACATGATTTTACTGATGGATCCAACTTTGCTTCAGGAGGAGCCGGAGTTCTTGAAACAACTAACCCAGGATCGTCA ataAGTCTTCCGACGCAGTTAAGCTATTTAAAAAATGTGGCAAAGTTGCTGGAGCTGAAGTTAGGTGATTTAGAAGCCAAACGTGTGCTGAGGACCGCTGTTTACTTGTTCAGCATCGGAGGGGTGGATGATATGGTCTTCTACTCTACATATCCAAATGCCACCGAGTCCCTGCGATCCGAATTCATAGCAAATGTGATTGGTAACTTGACCGTTGTGCTCAAA GAAATATACAACTTAGGAGGAAGGAAGATTGCATTTCAGAATGTAGGATCTCTTGGGTGCCAACCTATAAATAGACAATCATACGGTGCCATTGAAGGGTATGTTGAAGGACTTTTGACTTTGGCGAGGCTACACAATAGAGCTCTAGCTAATGTCCTCGAAGAACTAGAGCTAGAGCTATCGGGATTCAAATATTCAATATTTAACTACTATGATGCGCTTTTGGAACTATACCATAACCCTGCAAAACATG GGTTCACAAATGGGTCGGATGCATGTTGTGGTATAGGACCATACCGAGGAGATGATTGCGGCGGAGATAATGGAACCGAACCATATGAATTGTGCCCAAACCCAGGTGACTATGTGTGGTGGGATGGTGGCCATTCGACTGAAAGAGCAAACCTTAAATTGGCAGAGCTAATATGGAGTGGCACGCTAAATACTACCGGGCCTTACAATGTCAAACAGTTTTTTCAGCAAGTTTGA